A window of Mercenaria mercenaria strain notata chromosome 16, MADL_Memer_1, whole genome shotgun sequence contains these coding sequences:
- the LOC123540386 gene encoding rhomboid-related protein 2-like, producing MIASGCCGCCGYKQRRNLQRQATVAQEESFKLEMEHLFENHGNEGIRLAELETELAESDLGTVIPRKKLQKLLTKADTDRNSYITYAEFMNMYFTSSQLTKSEKTAMRRFVGAAIYNIIPKFMREDFLRNYTCRPPPIFMVIISILEICAFIYFSVVISRKGGSVTAFAGLPLYDPLTYKPHRRYEAWRYLTYMFVHQGYVHLLINLLFQLLLGLPLEIVHKWWRLMIIYFCGVIGGSLAHSVTDYNVNLVGASGGCYAIIGAHLASVIVNWKEMNYKCKECENPIRVMASAPFRLVILLLLVALDTGTAVYRRFYDPDVGKVGISAHVGGLLTGLMLGITVMKNINILSWEKKVGWVALSVYIAAVIFCILFNGLYKQYPETDWSPCC from the exons ATGATTGCTTCCGGTTGTTGTGGCTGTTGCGGTTACAAGCAAAGGCGTAATCTGCAGCGACAGGCCACTGTAGCACAGGAggaaagtttcaaacttgaaatggAACAT CTGTTTGAAAAT CATGGCAATGAAGGTATCAGATTGGCTGAGCTGGAAACAGAACTGGCAGAATCAGACCTCGGCACTGTTATACCCAGAAAGAAACTACAGAAGCTGCTGACTAAAGCAGATACAGACAGAAACTCATATATCACCTACGCTGAGTTTATGAATATG TACTTCACGTCGAGCCAGCTGACAAAGTCTGAGAAAACAGCCATGAGAAGATTTGTTGGAGCTGCCATCTACAATATCATTCCAAAGTTCATGAGGGAGGATTTTCTGCGGAATTACACGTGTAGACCTCCGCCTATCTTCATGGTGATCATCAGTATTTTAGAG atttgtgcCTTCATATATTTTTCCGTTGTTATATCCCGGAAAGGCGGAAGTGTCACTGCTTTTGCTGGTTTGCCTTTATACGATCCACTGACGTACAAACCTCACAGGAGATACGAGGCCTGGAGATATCTAACCTACATGTTTGTTCATCAAGG GTATGTCCATCTactaattaatttattatttcaacTGTTACTTGGTCTGCCATTAGAGATTGTACATAAGTGGTGGAGATTGatgattatttatttttgtggagTGATTGGGGGCTCCCTAGCTCACTCagtgacagactataatgttaaCCTTGTGGGGGCAAGTGGCGGGTGCTATGCAATCATTGGTGCTCATCTGGCTTCAGTAATAGTC AACTGGAAAGAGATGAATTATAAATGCAAGGAGTGCGAGAATCCTATCCGAGTGATGGCAAGTGCACCATTTCGACTGGTCATACTGCTGTTGTTAG TGGCTTTGGATACAGGAACTGCTGTGTACAGACGATTCTATGATCCAGATGTCGGAAAAGTTGGGATATCTGCTCATGTTGGTGGGCTTCTAACTG gtcTGATGTTGGGTATAACAGTCATGAAGAACATAAATATTCTCTCATGGGAGAAGAAAGTTGGGTGGGTCGCGCTGTCTGTGTATATTGCTGCTGTGATTTTCTGTATTCTCTTTAACGGCCTTTATAAACAGTACCCTGAAACTGATTGGTCGCCATGCTGCTGA
- the LOC123541415 gene encoding asialoglycoprotein receptor 2-like translates to MSSPARTIVCIFVFCCNLGVVLSVQCCRDGWTSFNGSCYFFGHTDKDFLEAERFCAHYKAHLTSIETQNENTFIKSHLQNYKDNKHWIGLTDEIVENAWKWYENDKPATFTDWGSNQPDQGRTANCVAIWASYKYQWVDEPCTHLFKPLCEMKANVEVEVVGK, encoded by the exons ATGTCTTCTCCTGCAAGGacaattgtttgtatttttgtgttctgTTGTAATCTTG GGGTTGTGCTCAGTGTTCAGTGTTGTCGAGACGGATGGACCAGTTTTAATGGATCTTGCTATTTCTTCGGGCATACTGATAAGGATTTCCTGGAAGCTGAA AGATTTTGTGCGCACTACAAAGCTCATCTAACATCAATAGAGACACAGAATGAAAACACCTTCATAAAAAGTCACCTTCAAAACTATAAAG ACAACAAACATTGGATAGGACTGACAGATGAAATTGTTGAAAATGCATGGAAATGGTATGAAAACGATAAGCCTGCGACTTTCACTGACTGGGGGAGTAATCAGCCCGACCAAGGAAGAACCGCTAACTGTGTAGCTATTTGGGCAAGTTACAAATACCAGTGGGTCGATGAACCATGTACACACTTGTTTAAACCCCTATGCGAAATGAA ggCTAACGTTGAAGTTGAAGTAGTCGGGAAGTAG